One Mycobacterium kubicae genomic window carries:
- a CDS encoding FAD binding domain-containing protein translates to MKPATFAYHRPDTIEDAVGLLAEFGDDAKLLAGGQSLVPMLSMRLAFFDHLIDISRLDGLQGIEQRGDQLWIGAGTTEATVGAEPQVRQMVPLLTEVTPYIGHFQIRNRGTLGGSIAHADAAGEYPTVALTLDATMEVLSPRGRREIAASDFFAGLWETTMDPDEVLTGVRFPQWSGRSGFAVHEFARRHGDYAIAGAVVAVTLDDQDRVSRCAIGLLGLGATPKRATVAEQAVIGQPVSEVVAEDVGQAAMSGLDDIPTNLQGSASYRARIGATMTARAWTEAVNEAMVGAVHA, encoded by the coding sequence ATGAAACCGGCGACATTCGCATACCACCGCCCCGACACCATCGAGGACGCCGTAGGCCTGCTCGCGGAATTCGGCGACGACGCCAAGTTGTTGGCCGGTGGGCAGAGCCTGGTGCCGATGCTGTCGATGCGCCTGGCCTTCTTCGACCACCTGATCGACATCTCACGGCTGGACGGGCTGCAGGGCATCGAGCAGCGCGGTGACCAACTGTGGATCGGCGCCGGAACGACCGAAGCCACCGTCGGCGCGGAACCCCAAGTGCGCCAGATGGTTCCGCTTCTGACGGAGGTGACCCCCTACATCGGGCACTTCCAGATCCGCAACCGGGGCACGCTGGGTGGGTCGATCGCCCACGCTGACGCCGCGGGGGAATACCCGACAGTGGCCCTGACCCTGGACGCGACCATGGAAGTGTTGTCGCCGCGCGGCCGGCGCGAGATCGCCGCGTCGGACTTCTTCGCCGGACTGTGGGAAACCACCATGGACCCCGATGAGGTACTGACCGGGGTGCGATTCCCGCAATGGTCCGGCAGATCCGGCTTCGCGGTGCACGAATTCGCCCGCAGGCACGGCGATTACGCAATTGCCGGCGCGGTCGTCGCGGTTACGCTCGACGACCAAGACCGAGTCAGCCGGTGCGCGATCGGGTTGTTGGGCCTGGGAGCTACGCCCAAACGGGCCACGGTGGCCGAGCAAGCGGTGATCGGTCAGCCGGTCAGCGAAGTGGTGGCCGAGGACGTCGGCCAGGCCGCCATGAGCGGACTCGACGACATCCCGACGAATCTGCAAGGGTCGGCGTCCTACCGCGCGCGGATAGGAGCCACCATGACGGCCCGCGCCTGGACGGAAGCCGTGAACGAGGCAATGGTGGGGGCAGTCCATGCATGA
- a CDS encoding xanthine dehydrogenase family protein molybdopterin-binding subunit: MTQDVPEAPSTPAPRYAGTRVQRVEDGRLLTGRGGFVDDVSRPGMLHACFVRSPFARARINSIDASAALELPGVHAVFTAADLNADVKEAWHAVAGKDMPDTPRPPLAEGEAKFVGDPVALVVAENRYLAEDALELIDVDYDPLPAITDFTAAQDSDVLVHDTYPHNVAGGMAGAPPDEDIFANSPCVVKETVYQQIYAPVPIETRGLVVEWSAATEELTLWASTQTPHELRAFCARLLGIAAQRVRVIMRDTGGGFGQKVVPMREDMCIMLAARKVPGALKWIEDRRENLMSAGQARHVNGTGRMAFDEDGHLQAVDIDYAQDIGAYPTPYPVLTSAAIGMFFPGPYRVPKASFNYKTVFSNTSGLAAYRGPWQYETLAREVLLDIAARKMNLDPVELRRRNLLRRDEMPYFNPNGMPYDHVAPMDTFEQAVKILDHEGFRKEQREALAQGRYLGLGFSAYIEPTGAATGHLATEGATIRMEPTGKINVYVNGGSSGNSLETTVVQLTADALGADIGDVATIQGDTAVTPYGAGTQGSRSGPMTAGAVNEAGGILRQRIVAMAAHRLQVAESDVELAQSTAAVRGDPSKRVTFGELAYTAYYEPQQLPPGVSPVLEATARYVATAPILWANATHACTCEVDPQTGKVTLLRYIVSEDVGPMINPAIVEGQIAGGTVQGIGGALMEDMVYDDDGNPLATTFVDYLLPTATEVPLIEYGHVEIPGPGPGGYKGVGEGGAIGSVPAVINAINDALAPLGVTITRLPASPASIAALIPEGHR, encoded by the coding sequence ATGACGCAGGACGTACCCGAGGCCCCCAGTACCCCGGCGCCTCGCTATGCCGGCACCCGGGTGCAGCGGGTGGAAGACGGGCGGCTGTTGACCGGACGCGGCGGCTTCGTCGACGACGTCTCCCGGCCGGGCATGCTGCACGCCTGCTTCGTGCGCAGCCCGTTCGCCCGCGCCCGGATCAACAGCATCGACGCCTCGGCGGCGTTGGAGCTGCCCGGCGTCCATGCCGTGTTCACCGCGGCCGATCTGAACGCCGACGTCAAGGAAGCCTGGCACGCGGTGGCGGGCAAGGACATGCCCGACACTCCCCGGCCGCCGTTGGCCGAAGGCGAGGCGAAGTTCGTGGGGGATCCGGTGGCGCTGGTGGTGGCCGAGAACCGCTACCTCGCCGAGGACGCGCTGGAGCTGATCGACGTCGACTATGACCCGCTGCCGGCGATCACCGACTTCACCGCGGCCCAGGACTCCGACGTCCTGGTGCACGACACCTACCCCCACAACGTCGCGGGCGGTATGGCCGGCGCGCCGCCGGACGAAGACATCTTCGCTAATTCGCCGTGTGTGGTGAAAGAAACCGTCTATCAACAGATTTACGCCCCGGTGCCGATCGAGACCCGCGGACTGGTGGTCGAATGGTCAGCCGCGACCGAAGAGCTCACCCTGTGGGCGTCGACTCAGACACCGCACGAACTGCGAGCGTTCTGTGCGCGCCTGTTAGGCATTGCCGCACAACGGGTTCGGGTCATCATGCGCGACACCGGCGGCGGTTTCGGCCAGAAGGTGGTGCCGATGCGCGAAGACATGTGCATCATGCTGGCCGCCCGCAAAGTTCCCGGCGCGCTGAAATGGATCGAGGACCGGCGCGAGAATTTGATGTCGGCCGGCCAGGCCAGGCACGTCAACGGCACCGGCCGCATGGCGTTCGACGAAGACGGGCACCTGCAGGCGGTGGACATCGACTACGCCCAAGACATCGGCGCCTATCCCACGCCCTATCCGGTGTTGACCAGCGCCGCCATCGGGATGTTCTTCCCCGGCCCCTACCGAGTGCCCAAGGCCAGCTTCAACTACAAGACCGTCTTCTCCAACACCAGCGGCCTGGCGGCCTATCGCGGCCCGTGGCAATACGAAACGCTCGCCCGCGAGGTGCTGCTCGACATCGCCGCCCGCAAGATGAACCTCGACCCGGTCGAGTTGCGGCGGCGCAACCTGCTGCGCCGAGACGAGATGCCCTACTTCAACCCCAACGGCATGCCTTACGACCACGTCGCGCCGATGGACACCTTCGAGCAAGCGGTGAAAATCCTTGACCACGAAGGGTTCCGCAAAGAGCAGCGAGAAGCGCTGGCTCAAGGCCGCTACCTGGGCCTTGGGTTCTCGGCCTACATCGAGCCGACGGGGGCTGCGACCGGACACCTCGCCACCGAGGGCGCCACCATCCGGATGGAGCCCACCGGCAAGATCAACGTCTACGTCAACGGCGGCTCCAGCGGAAACAGCTTGGAGACCACCGTCGTTCAGTTGACCGCCGATGCGCTGGGCGCCGACATCGGCGATGTGGCCACCATTCAAGGCGACACCGCGGTTACCCCGTACGGGGCCGGAACCCAAGGCAGTCGCAGCGGACCCATGACCGCAGGTGCCGTCAACGAGGCGGGCGGCATACTGCGGCAACGAATTGTGGCGATGGCCGCGCACCGGCTGCAGGTAGCCGAATCCGACGTCGAACTGGCCCAGTCCACAGCGGCTGTGCGTGGTGACCCGTCGAAGAGAGTCACTTTCGGTGAGCTGGCCTACACCGCGTACTACGAACCCCAACAGCTGCCGCCGGGCGTCTCGCCGGTGCTGGAAGCGACCGCGCGTTACGTCGCCACCGCCCCGATCTTGTGGGCTAATGCAACTCACGCCTGCACCTGCGAAGTCGACCCGCAGACCGGCAAGGTGACGCTGCTGCGCTACATCGTCAGCGAGGACGTGGGGCCGATGATCAATCCGGCGATCGTCGAAGGACAGATCGCCGGCGGCACCGTGCAGGGCATCGGCGGCGCGCTGATGGAAGACATGGTCTACGACGACGACGGCAACCCGCTGGCCACCACCTTCGTCGACTATCTGCTGCCGACGGCCACCGAGGTGCCACTGATCGAATACGGCCACGTCGAGATACCCGGTCCCGGGCCCGGCGGTTACAAAGGCGTCGGCGAAGGCGGCGCCATCGGTTCGGTGCCGGCCGTCATCAACGCGATCAACGATGCGCTGGCGCCGCTGGGCGTCACCATCACCCGGTTGCCGGCGAGCCCAGCCTCCATCGCCGCGTTAATTCCCGAGGGGCACCGATGA
- a CDS encoding nucleotidyltransferase family protein, which yields MALSQSIAVGVLLAAGAGRRYGKPKVLVEGWLETAVDALQDGGCADVVLVLGAAQVPAPPGVTAVTASDWQQGLSASVRAGLAAAERLDADYAVLHVVDTPDVGPAVVARVLERALSSGSGLARAYFGDRPGHPVVIARRHWPQVAARVSGDEGAGAYLRSRGDVEVVDCSDLAVGHDIDERA from the coding sequence GTGGCGTTATCGCAGTCGATAGCCGTGGGAGTGTTGCTTGCCGCGGGCGCCGGGCGACGGTACGGCAAGCCGAAAGTGCTGGTGGAGGGCTGGCTGGAAACGGCCGTCGATGCGCTGCAGGACGGCGGCTGTGCCGACGTGGTGCTGGTCTTGGGTGCTGCGCAGGTGCCGGCGCCGCCAGGAGTCACCGCGGTCACCGCGTCGGACTGGCAGCAGGGCCTGAGCGCCTCGGTGCGGGCCGGTCTGGCTGCGGCCGAGCGGCTGGACGCCGACTACGCGGTGCTGCATGTGGTCGACACGCCCGACGTCGGCCCCGCCGTCGTGGCGCGGGTGCTCGAACGGGCACTGTCATCCGGCAGCGGGCTGGCGCGCGCCTACTTCGGGGACCGGCCCGGTCACCCGGTGGTGATCGCGCGCCGGCACTGGCCGCAGGTGGCCGCACGGGTCTCCGGCGACGAGGGCGCCGGGGCGTATCTGCGCAGCCGGGGCGACGTCGAGGTGGTCGACTGCAGCGACCTGGCCGTTGGGCACGACATCGACGAGCGCGCTTGA
- a CDS encoding amino acid permease, giving the protein MAPSANALTREDTGYHKSLKNRQLQMIALGGAIGTGLFLGAGGRLASAGPGLFVVFGICGIFVFLILRALGELVLHRPSSGSFVSYAREFFGEKVAYAAGWMYFVNWAMTGIVDTTAIAHYCHYWQAFHVIPQWTLALAALVVVLSMNLISVKLFGELEFWAALVKVLALVTFLIVGTVFLAGRIKVDGQQTGISLWTHHGGFLPTGVLPLVLVTSGVVFAYAAIELVGIAAGETADPERIMPRAINSVVFRIAVFYIGSTVLLALLLPYTAYQDHVSPFVTFFSKIGFAGGGSLMNLVVLTAALSSLNAGLYSTGRIMRSMAMSGSGPRFTAAMSKNGVPFGGIMLTAGIGLFGIVLNAVTPSQAFEIVLHIAATGVIAAWATIVACQIRFHRMTKRGELERPSFRMPLSPYTGYVTLAFLVAVLALMFFDELYGRWMLAALAIAVPSLIGGWYLIRDRVRAVSEAEEPTPEL; this is encoded by the coding sequence ATGGCACCGTCGGCAAACGCGTTGACCCGCGAAGACACGGGCTACCACAAATCGCTGAAGAACCGGCAACTGCAGATGATCGCCCTGGGCGGGGCCATCGGAACCGGGTTGTTCCTGGGCGCCGGCGGTCGACTGGCCTCGGCGGGGCCGGGTTTGTTCGTGGTCTTCGGGATCTGCGGCATCTTCGTCTTCCTGATCCTGCGCGCGCTCGGCGAACTGGTGCTGCACCGGCCCTCGTCCGGGTCGTTCGTGTCCTACGCCCGCGAATTCTTCGGCGAGAAGGTGGCTTACGCGGCGGGCTGGATGTACTTCGTGAACTGGGCGATGACCGGCATCGTGGACACCACCGCGATCGCGCACTACTGCCATTACTGGCAGGCGTTCCACGTCATCCCGCAGTGGACCCTGGCACTCGCCGCGCTCGTGGTGGTGCTGTCCATGAACCTCATCTCGGTCAAGCTGTTCGGTGAGCTGGAATTCTGGGCCGCCTTGGTCAAGGTGCTGGCGCTGGTCACGTTCCTGATCGTCGGCACCGTCTTTTTGGCCGGGCGCATCAAGGTCGACGGCCAGCAGACCGGGATATCGCTGTGGACCCACCACGGTGGATTCCTGCCGACCGGGGTGCTGCCGCTGGTCCTGGTCACCTCCGGTGTGGTCTTCGCCTACGCCGCCATCGAACTGGTAGGCATCGCGGCCGGGGAGACGGCCGATCCGGAGCGGATTATGCCGCGCGCCATCAACTCCGTGGTGTTCCGCATCGCCGTCTTCTACATCGGGTCCACCGTCCTGCTGGCGCTGCTGTTGCCCTACACCGCCTACCAGGACCACGTCAGCCCGTTCGTCACCTTCTTCTCCAAGATCGGCTTCGCCGGCGGCGGCAGCCTGATGAACCTCGTGGTGCTCACCGCGGCCCTGTCCAGCCTGAACGCGGGCCTGTATTCGACCGGGCGGATCATGCGGTCGATGGCGATGAGCGGCAGCGGCCCTCGGTTCACGGCGGCGATGTCCAAGAACGGCGTGCCGTTCGGCGGCATCATGCTGACCGCCGGGATCGGGCTGTTCGGCATCGTGCTCAATGCCGTCACACCCAGCCAGGCCTTCGAGATCGTGCTGCACATCGCCGCGACCGGGGTGATCGCCGCCTGGGCGACGATCGTCGCCTGCCAGATCCGGTTCCACCGGATGACCAAGAGGGGTGAACTGGAGCGGCCGAGCTTCCGCATGCCGCTGTCGCCCTACACCGGCTACGTGACGTTGGCCTTTCTGGTGGCCGTGCTGGCGCTGATGTTCTTCGACGAGTTATACGGCCGCTGGATGCTGGCCGCGCTGGCCATCGCCGTCCCGAGCTTGATCGGCGGCTGGTATTTGATCCGGGACCGCGTGCGCGCGGTCAGCGAAGCCGAGGAGCCGACGCCGGAGCTTTGA
- a CDS encoding amidohydrolase family protein, translating to MRTIALEEHYATSRFLNGPGGWLQNRPGIAEPLCDLGETRIAAMDDAGIDVSVLSLAAPGVEQMDGPAACLMARDCNDELADAISLYPDRLAGFAALPISAPEAAADELERTVRQHGFVGAVINGHCQGVYLDDPTFEPILDRAAALNVPIYLHPTIPPPAVIESCYAGFSDRVSFALATVGWGWHINTGTHVLRLILGGVFDRHPSLQFVIGHMSEAISFMLPRFDDTLKPDLTGLNHPVSTYLRENLHYTFANFNDEATYANLVAQVGIERVTFSTDYPFGNMCAARDFFDNLPLSQDDRASISYRNAERLLKL from the coding sequence ATGCGAACCATCGCCCTCGAAGAGCACTACGCCACCTCGAGATTCCTCAACGGGCCAGGCGGCTGGCTGCAAAACCGGCCCGGCATCGCCGAACCGCTGTGCGATCTCGGCGAGACGCGCATCGCTGCCATGGACGACGCCGGCATCGACGTCTCCGTGCTGTCGCTGGCCGCACCCGGTGTGGAACAAATGGACGGACCCGCGGCCTGCCTGATGGCGCGCGACTGCAACGACGAACTCGCCGACGCGATCAGCCTCTATCCCGACCGGCTGGCCGGCTTCGCGGCCCTGCCGATCAGCGCTCCCGAGGCCGCGGCTGACGAACTGGAACGGACGGTCCGCCAACACGGGTTTGTCGGCGCGGTGATCAACGGCCATTGCCAGGGCGTCTACCTCGACGACCCCACGTTCGAGCCGATCCTGGACCGGGCGGCCGCCCTGAACGTCCCGATCTACCTGCACCCGACCATCCCGCCCCCCGCGGTTATCGAGTCCTGCTACGCCGGCTTCTCCGACCGGGTGAGCTTCGCTCTTGCCACCGTCGGATGGGGCTGGCACATCAACACCGGCACCCATGTGCTGCGCCTGATCCTCGGTGGGGTCTTCGATCGACACCCGTCACTGCAGTTCGTCATCGGGCACATGAGCGAGGCGATCTCGTTCATGCTGCCGCGCTTCGACGACACGCTGAAGCCCGACTTGACCGGGCTCAACCACCCGGTCAGCACCTATCTGCGGGAGAACCTGCACTACACGTTCGCCAACTTCAACGACGAAGCCACCTACGCGAATCTGGTGGCGCAAGTGGGCATCGAGCGCGTGACGTTCTCCACCGACTATCCGTTCGGCAACATGTGCGCGGCGCGGGACTTCTTCGACAACCTGCCGCTGAGCCAGGACGACCGCGCCAGCATCAGCTACCGAAACGCCGAACGACTGCTGAAGCTTTGA
- a CDS encoding LysR family transcriptional regulator, with translation MIIGSTIGDTDMVQLRHLEYFLAVADHRSFTAAAQKLHVVQSGVSATIRALERELGADLFIRGPAGTELTVAGQELLPHARATLDAVRAAKDAVHATRGAVRGTVTVGTLTSIDVIDMPELLAELYDRHPGIQVHLRSTTAGSAGLARELRDGDLDIAFIAFTGTPPADLHARLIATAQLLLVVPAEHRLAAKTDVTLADLAGMSFVDGPPGYGNRALVDNAFTAAGVTRTVALEVADIGTAATYIRKGLGIGFLTEFMLDGIDASGLARLRITDCDLRWRLYVATSSTRRPSAAARALLALIEDAAPSEVTAR, from the coding sequence GTGATCATCGGCAGCACCATTGGTGATACTGACATGGTGCAATTGCGCCACCTCGAGTACTTCTTGGCGGTCGCCGACCACCGCAGTTTCACCGCCGCGGCCCAGAAGCTGCACGTCGTCCAGTCCGGCGTCTCGGCGACCATACGGGCGCTGGAGCGTGAACTCGGCGCCGACTTGTTCATCCGCGGTCCGGCGGGAACGGAGTTGACCGTCGCGGGACAGGAACTGCTGCCGCATGCCCGCGCCACCCTCGACGCTGTGCGGGCCGCCAAAGACGCCGTCCACGCCACCCGCGGCGCCGTCCGCGGCACGGTGACCGTCGGCACGCTCACGTCGATCGATGTCATCGACATGCCGGAGCTGCTGGCCGAACTCTACGACCGGCATCCGGGGATACAGGTCCACCTGCGCTCGACCACGGCCGGTTCGGCCGGGTTGGCCAGGGAACTGCGCGACGGCGACCTCGATATCGCCTTCATCGCCTTCACCGGCACGCCACCGGCCGACCTGCACGCCCGACTGATCGCCACGGCGCAGCTGCTGCTTGTGGTTCCTGCCGAACACCGGCTGGCCGCGAAGACCGACGTGACGCTGGCTGATCTGGCCGGCATGTCGTTCGTGGACGGCCCACCGGGCTACGGCAACCGGGCCCTGGTGGACAACGCGTTCACCGCGGCCGGCGTGACACGCACCGTCGCCTTGGAAGTCGCCGACATCGGCACGGCCGCGACCTATATCCGCAAAGGCCTGGGCATCGGGTTTCTCACCGAATTCATGCTCGACGGCATCGACGCCTCCGGTCTGGCCAGGCTGCGGATCACCGATTGCGACCTGCGCTGGCGGTTGTATGTCGCGACGTCGTCGACCCGGCGCCCCAGCGCGGCCGCGCGCGCCCTGCTGGCGCTGATCGAGGATGCGGCGCCGAGTGAGGTCACTGCGCGGTGA
- a CDS encoding enoyl-CoA hydratase-related protein, producing the protein MTISLSYDEKIAVIDLGDDENRFSPEFLDDINAHLDEVEASGAHGLVTTAAGKFYTNGLDLDWLIAHGDQTQWYVGRVHRLLARMLTLPMPTAAAVVGHAFGAGAMLAIAHDYRVMRADRGFFCFPEVDINIPFTDGMAALIQAKLTPQAAVASMTTGRRFGGSDAASAGIVDATAAEGEVTAAAVEVLRPLGNKNPGTLGAIKHTMFGPAVRTLTAQ; encoded by the coding sequence ATGACCATCAGCCTCAGCTACGACGAGAAGATCGCCGTCATCGATCTCGGCGACGACGAAAACCGCTTCTCCCCCGAGTTTCTCGACGACATCAACGCCCACCTCGACGAGGTGGAAGCCAGCGGCGCACACGGTCTGGTCACCACGGCGGCCGGCAAGTTCTACACCAACGGGCTGGACCTGGACTGGCTGATCGCCCACGGTGATCAGACCCAGTGGTACGTCGGCCGGGTGCACCGCCTGCTGGCGCGGATGCTCACCCTGCCCATGCCGACGGCCGCGGCCGTCGTCGGTCACGCATTCGGCGCCGGCGCCATGTTGGCGATCGCTCACGATTACCGGGTGATGCGCGCCGACCGCGGCTTCTTCTGCTTCCCCGAGGTGGACATCAACATCCCATTCACCGACGGGATGGCCGCACTGATCCAGGCCAAACTGACCCCGCAGGCGGCCGTTGCCTCGATGACCACCGGCCGTCGGTTCGGCGGCAGCGACGCCGCGAGCGCCGGAATCGTCGACGCGACGGCGGCAGAGGGTGAAGTGACCGCGGCGGCGGTGGAAGTGCTCCGCCCGCTGGGTAACAAGAACCCCGGCACGCTGGGCGCCATCAAACACACCATGTTCGGCCCGGCGGTCCGAACGCTCACCGCGCAGTGA
- a CDS encoding TetR/AcrR family transcriptional regulator, whose translation MPRPRVHDLDRVLDAAESLAVASGPAAVTIRAISASVGMSNGALYHSFGSRAVLVAQAWLRAGRRFLDAQSGLVDQALATHGRHAGALAVAAAADAPAAFAEQYPDSCRLLLTIPRAELLDPQLPEETSDRITDLESELIKLMIRLAQAVWDRKDAAAVDAITLCIVDLPTAILLRRDRLHSDTARAQLRAAVRAVLEIEPPTRQAGRNTP comes from the coding sequence ATGCCGCGCCCACGCGTCCACGACCTGGATCGGGTCCTCGACGCCGCCGAGTCGCTGGCCGTCGCGTCGGGACCGGCGGCGGTGACCATCCGTGCGATCAGCGCGAGCGTCGGCATGTCCAACGGCGCGCTCTATCACAGCTTCGGTTCCCGGGCGGTCCTCGTGGCGCAGGCCTGGCTGCGGGCGGGACGCCGGTTCCTCGACGCGCAATCAGGCTTGGTGGATCAGGCCCTCGCCACCCACGGCCGGCATGCCGGGGCGCTGGCCGTGGCTGCCGCTGCCGACGCACCGGCGGCGTTCGCCGAGCAGTATCCCGATTCGTGCCGGCTGCTGCTGACGATCCCGCGAGCCGAACTGCTCGACCCGCAGCTACCCGAGGAAACGTCTGATCGGATAACCGATCTCGAGTCCGAGCTGATCAAGCTGATGATCCGGCTGGCCCAAGCCGTCTGGGACCGCAAAGATGCGGCGGCCGTGGACGCGATCACGCTGTGCATCGTCGATCTACCCACGGCCATCCTGCTGCGCCGCGACCGCCTGCACAGCGATACGGCACGCGCGCAGCTGCGCGCTGCCGTGCGAGCGGTATTGGAAATCGAACCACCTACCCGCCAAGCCGGAAGGAACACACCATGA
- a CDS encoding YoaK family protein, translated as MLAYSASLAFSAGWVNSMALLILAVPVGNLTGVTTQLGMDTAHPWRYESHVLIAILAGFLVGAAIAGVVLASERASLGMRHATVLVIEATLLVLAAAGVEESDVKALILGAGIEETAVQALLAASALGLQNGLTSSFRGMPVRTTHFTGTVTDLGLMLGRSRKHGIDKWKAAILTATLLLFLTGAVAGLAVGARFGGYGLLIPASICLTLAAISVARSRRLRTQTELAE; from the coding sequence ATGCTGGCCTACAGTGCATCCCTGGCGTTTTCGGCAGGCTGGGTCAACTCCATGGCCCTGCTCATCCTCGCGGTTCCGGTCGGCAACCTCACCGGCGTGACCACCCAGCTCGGCATGGACACGGCCCACCCGTGGCGATATGAGAGCCACGTCCTGATCGCCATCTTGGCCGGCTTCCTGGTCGGCGCGGCCATCGCCGGCGTGGTCCTGGCGTCCGAACGGGCCTCCCTCGGTATGCGCCACGCCACCGTGCTAGTCATCGAGGCGACGCTGCTGGTGCTTGCCGCGGCGGGCGTCGAAGAGTCCGACGTCAAGGCGCTGATCCTGGGCGCCGGGATCGAGGAGACCGCGGTGCAGGCGTTGCTGGCCGCCTCGGCCCTCGGCCTGCAGAACGGGCTCACGTCCAGCTTCCGCGGGATGCCGGTGCGGACAACCCACTTCACCGGCACCGTCACCGACCTCGGACTGATGCTCGGCCGCAGCCGCAAGCACGGCATAGACAAGTGGAAGGCCGCCATTCTCACCGCGACGCTGTTGCTCTTCCTCACCGGCGCCGTCGCCGGCCTGGCGGTCGGTGCCCGGTTCGGCGGCTACGGCCTGCTCATTCCCGCATCGATCTGCCTGACGTTGGCCGCCATCAGCGTCGCCCGCAGCCGCAGGCTGCGCACCCAGACGGAACTCGCCGAATAA